Genomic DNA from Coffea arabica cultivar ET-39 chromosome 7e, Coffea Arabica ET-39 HiFi, whole genome shotgun sequence:
GAAATTTatacaaaaaggaaaattgaataTTATATGGGGGCGGACCCCTCCTCATCCCCTTAGTTATTACTGTGACTATAGCGTTGTTAACGAATCGAGCGAGTCAAAACTCGATTCAAACTCGATCAATATCGAAGTCGAGTTGGCAAAATGGTACTCAAATTTGAATTCGAGCTCAAAAATATTAAGTTCATTAACTCGCGAACCGACTCAtaagctcgagtatatatatattttttattttaataataaaattacatatatatatatctataatattttattatttattaagaaaaaatattattttatttatttttaaaataaaataattattttttattttttcgatcTCAAATTCGACTCGAATTTGAGACAAACTCGAGGTTGAGTTTTAAAATTGACAGCTCGTCGAGCTTAAGTTTGGattcaaaattaataaaactAAATCAAAACTCGATTCGATTAAACCAAAATTCgattcgactcgactcgactcgcaACCCTTCTGTCCCTAGCATACTTCCGTTCTATTAGGGGTgggcgcgggttgggtacccgccCTATTCACCATTTGGCTGACCCAACCCGCACCTTACGGGTTAGCCATTTTCTGACCCTTACCCGTCCCGCATATCAGCGGGTACCCGCTGAGATAGGGTCGGGTCAGCGGGTATTCGCCCCCGccccatttatcatttaattttttaaaaaaaaatgatttataccaatttaattttatattttacacattcatctgagatttaataattttttttttctaaaaaaggttttccaccaagaaacaagcatgcgaagagaatataagataaaggaaaaaaaattaaaagaattcaaaattaataaaaatttgaaataagtagcccaatttttaatatatatgttccgcattaattaaacttttttttataaaatataagatcatgacctctacaaatgaatcttgtaaataaactatagtatctcatatttgtaatgcaaattgttcaataaaattacttatttagttccaacttattattttatagtgtgtataaaaataaaaataaaaataaaaataaaaaatatatatatgcgggGCGGATTGAGTACCCACggatttttaattatgtgaccctaaCTCGTCCCGCATCTTAGCGGGTACCCGATCCTCTTTTGacccgatcaaataataaaaatcggatatcctaattttcggatCGGATCGAATCAGATATGACGGGTTTTCGGATTAGTGGATAATTTTGCCCATCCCTGCGTTGTATGAGTATGTCTGTAAATATACCTGATTGCAACGCACGTTAGcctctagtttttttttttttttagcctcTAGTTGTTACCTGCAAAATTCGAAACATCTGCTCAATAAATTCAAGTTCCGGGTATCGCCAtctgtttttcttttatagttattattattgttattatttaatCTTTTGCAGTCTTTGGGTGGGGATTGATGAGCATTGATACGTGCCGCTGttattttcaaaaagaaaaaataatgctTAGTATACTTCTGCTAATGCAACCCATGTACTTGTTTATAGgttaacaaatttaaaaaaatatcttttttttattggtttttCATTTAACTCAtctaaaatttaaaatgttgttcttgAAGAGGGGTAgactttccaaaaattaaatttagaaGTACATGATGATTATTTCAACTCCCAAAAAATTATttcataattttgaaaaattatagtAGTAGTATTAATCTAATGTCATTACAAAAACATCCTGTACCAtatatattggagatttttttttaacaaatacatATTCCAGCGGGATGTCCAAAAGTCAAGGTCAACGCAAGCACCAAAAtctaatttaaaaataaaataaaataaaatgttcACCACTTAGCATTTGCGCTGCAGGGGATAGGAGAAGGGACGACGGACGACGGAGTAACTATTCGCCGCCAAATCATTATTAGCTCTCGCTGCCCCTCTTAGGTACTACTACTTGCTTTTGccatctgtctctctctctctctcgcccGCGTCGTTTCTTATGACTCTTGTTTGACGGGGATTTTCAGCTGAGATTTAATGTTAGATTATGTTGCCCTTGAATTTAACGAATTTTATTACTGTAATTTTGTACTATGTTCAAGATTGATCGACTGTTCTGTTCGATGCGATAAAATCTACTTAGCCTCTGAACCAAGTCCAGATATATTTCCATTTATCCAGCAAATCCTCCGTTTGCTTGTTTCACCACCGCAGCagaaattttgtcattttaccaCTCTATACTTCTGGtagccttttcttttatttcctttctttttaatgAAATTTTCCTACGCCGGATCTTTCATAAGTAGCATGAGTCCTAGCCACCTGCCATAATCTAGGATGCATATCTTTGATTCTTCCTGTTAGTATGTTAAGTCCTATTTTGACGAGTTCCTTTGTCTTGTGTTGGAACTTGGAATTAGGAATTTCGCCTCCTTTTTATCATTGACAACATTATGCGATTATCATGAAAACGTGGTTTGGTTCGGTAGTAAGCAAGGGTAGCCgaccaaaaagggaaaaaaaggaaaaaagtgacCGTGCTGAGACGGAGCTAATTGAACAAGTACCGTGTATCCCTAAGAATCCAACTAGGAATAGTGAAGAGTGTAAGCTGAATGGAGATTCAAAGTTGTAGATATCAGAAGTCCTGGACGTTGTTGCTGTGATAGCAAGAGCATGTGATCATTTTACATGAATACTAATGATCATTTTACAGACTGGGTAATGGGCATAATTAAATGTTTGCCGTGCATGACTTTTTTCTCTACTAATTTGAAACTCTCTGTTTCTTTTGTTGCTAGCTTCTGTGATGCACTCCTCGTTGAAATTCTATTCTGTGCGACAAATATCATATATCAGTTCCTTGCTTTCTATGCTAGTCTTTTCGGGACAAGAGAAACAGGTTAAAAGCTTTTTCTTGTTGCCTCCTCAGAACATATAGAATGGGGAATTTGTTATGCTGTGCACAAGTTGATCAATCCACAGTTGCCATCAAAGAGACATTTGGTAAGTTTGATGATGTACTTGAGCCTGGATGCCATTTCCTTCCGTGGTGTCTTGGAAGTCAAATTGCTGGATATTTATCTCTTAGGTTGCAGCAACTGGATGTGCGTTGTGAGACCAAAACCAAGGTTTGTTTAGTCTTACCACacgcttttgttttctttttacaAGCCACAAATAACCTACCCTAGAAAAGAAGCAGAGACATGGTACAAGATTGCATTTGAAATCAGTTTTCATTCTTTATGCGAGATTGCAGTTGAAATGAGTTTTCATCCTTTACTATCTGCAAGTAGAGTGTGAGTTTATGTCTCTTAAATAGCAAATAACGTCTTATGTAAGATCGGGGTCCATCCTAAAGGATTCCATTGGGTTGACCTCCTGTATGCTTGGTACTCTAGAATCTAGATGGGAATAGTTAGAGAACGAGACTTGTGGTCTACATATTTATTTTCATTCCTTCTATTGTTTGTACTGCAGGACAATGTCTTTGTGAACGTAGTTGCATCAATACAATATCGTGCCCTGGCTGATAAAGCCAGTGATGCTTTCTACAGACTGAGCAATACCAGGACCCAAATCCAAGCCTATGTTTTTGATGGTATGAATCTGAAAATCTTAGCATTGGCGATGATTAATCTTACAAGTCTCATTCCTTTGGCATTTTATGAGGCTATAGCAATTGATACCCCTTTACCTCTCATTCCAGTCATCAGAGCAACTGTTCCAAAGCTAAACCTGGATGATGCTTTTGAGCAGAAGAACGAAATTGCAAAAGCAGTAGAAGATGAACTTGAAAAAGTAACTATCTGCCAAGATATTATACTTCTGTTGTCTTATATTGATGATAGCATGTTCCTTATTAATACATGATTCGTGTTTAATACAAAAATTATGTACACAGGCTATGTCTGCTTATGGATATGAGATAGTTCAGACACTTATCGTTGATATTGAACCAGATGAGCATGTGAAACGTGCTATGAATGAAATTAATGCAGGTAAGCCATCCACTTCCTTTTTCCATTTACAAGTATGCTAAGACTCATCCCTTAGAGCAACTTTTAAGATTGACtatatttatgttggatttatTTCAGAGAGTTATATGTGAGATAATATCTTTCTTCTTTGCATAAACCTACCGATTGCTTTAGTAACATGTTAATACATCCGAGTTAGTTCATCAGAATTAAGGTACGAGAGGTGGCATGTCTCAGATAATGTCACCCCTGTCATTTTGTtctttctggaaaaaaaaaaggttcctGTCCATATACTACAATTGGAGAATTGCCATGTAATGGAACCCTGACTGACTCTTATGTGTGAGTTGGGCCGCACTTTATACATACTGCATAATAAAACTGTTAAACACATCACCTTTTGGCAGCTGCAAGATTGAGAGTTGCAGCCAACGAGAAAGCAGAAGCTGAGAAGATTATTCAAATCAAACGTGCTGAAGGTGATGCAGAGTCCAAGTACTTGGCAGGATTAGGTATTGCTAGACAGCGGCAGGCAATTGTGGATGGTCTGAGAGACAGTGTTCTTGGGTTCTCAGTCAATGTACCTGGTACTTCTGCCAAGGATGTTTTGGACATGGTCCTCATCACACAGTATTTTGATACCATGAAAGAAATTGGTGCAACATCCAAATCTTCTGCAGTATTCATTCCACATGGACCTGGTGCTGTTCGTGATGTTGCTGAGCAGATTCGGGATGGATTACTTCAAGCTTCAGCTCACCAGCAACCAAACCTGCTGTAATGAGcctggttttgatgattgattTTCAGTGCGTCTGATAAGCCATTATACAGTGATTTTCTTGagaagtgtgtgtgtgtgtgtgtgtgtgtcttgAGATGAAACGTTATAGAGCCTGTACTTTTATTTTTCCCTATCAACTTTGTACATAAATAATGCTCTTTCCAAGTGTGTTTAATACATAAAAGAAGCAAGCATGTCatggaaaaaaagaaatctaCTGGGCTTTTTCCATGTATGCCCATTTAGAAGTTTCTTTAATACAAGCCTTCTAGTCAAAGGACAGagtcctctcttttttttttttttggatgaagcaggcattctattttctttttcctttcaatccGTGAAGGACAatagtttattatttatttcttttgtttataaGAGGATCATTACTCTTGAAACAAGCTTTAAATTGTTCTGTCTTTTCTATGAATTAAGGGTGAGAATTATCAATTTTTGAAACAGGAGATGACTAGAAGTACTAAGATAAAAAAAACAAGGTTAGAGAGATCTGGTGGAAGAGAAGGATCGCCGATTCCCACTAAGAACCTGAATAGAATGCCAAATATGAAGCGATAGAGAAGTGACCTCACCCAGAATAAAACGCCAAATTTGAAGCGAATGTTGTTTTGGATATCAAAAACATCCCAGCCCTACTGCATCTTTGATGAGGATTGTCTAGTCCCAACAAACCGTGTATTGTATGATGGGCAAAGAACTTTGTTGAGTTTTCACAGTACGAAAAgccattaaaaaaatatataataatgaaCTAATGGACACAGCACATGTAGGAGATATCTTAAAAAGAATTAATGAACCGATGAACATGGCTCATGTAGGAGATGTATATGTACTAAAACGTATATGCAAGTGATGGCTTTCCCTGTTACCTGCAcatgcagaaacctcccctgagaaaAATACTATGCCCTCAGGAGTTAGGTAACCCAGATCAGAAATTATTGAGATCATATTCAAAACTAATTACTCTCTCCGTCCCATTGAAAGTGCCATACTTTTTATTTTGAGATGTCCCAGAACATTTGTCATGTTGGAAAAGTCAAAACACCTTTTAATCTCTCTTTTCAATATAACTCTTCTTTCTAATCATATGTATATTatcattcaaatttaaaatttgaatttatggagataaaattgaaaagaaaagcataaACATCACAACCAAACCACTATTCTTAAAAAGTTAGATTTTCAAAACATGATTAAATAATTAGGACAGAGGGCATAGTATTTTTCTGGAGAGCTGTTCTTGTGAGAGTTCTGTTAAAAAGGTTATAAGCTAAGCTTAGAATCAAACTAAACGAGAAAACATTGAGACCGATACCAACCATGATTCGCCGTCAAGGGTCACGTAGCGATTTCGATTGTTTCATATCCGTCATGACATATCGATTAAATATCGAGTGATTTCTACATTATAgcacataaaatttttttaaaaatctgaaaaaattattaagattaaaaaataccaaaaaaaacaCAATCTGAAAAAATATCTAAATCGATTCCGAATTGATTCGAATATATCGGTTCATACCAATCATCACAGATTTGAAACGGTCAATATCAACTGAGTTACAACAAATCGCTGCGGATATGAAAATATCTGCGATTTGGATATCGTACCGTTCTCTCCATTCAAGTTACTACTCGACTAATTCTAATATGAATCGGCCGATGTTGCTAACCATGATGCCAACCGCACAAATGAATCATTCGGTAGGAACCTCGGCCGCCCTGGTTTCCACTTCCAGGGGGTGCGTAGAGTTTAATGAATAAAAAGGACCATACAATCAAACTTTAAATTAATTGAAGTTTGTTCCTGAACATTTGCAAAAATATCGAGAACAACGCTGTTTAGTCAGTTCAACCCAGCTCAGTCTCAAAATATGCTATCAAGATTAACCAGAACCTAAAGTCAAAACTTCTTCAAAGAAACAGGCAAAGCATAATCACTTAGACacgaaacaaaagaaaatttgactTTGTGTACGGGTTCAAGCAACCATCTAAACATACTCTATTTCTATACTTTAAATTCCACCAAAATAAACCGCCAAAAGAATAAGTCGTGACCATGCTCTCCTCAATCTAACTTATTGCTCCTAAACCAGAATAAGCTCACTGCTCATTTAAGGCTTCAGGACCAGGGCCAGCCCAAACTTGGCACTCTGGTCAATAGACTTGGTGTCTACTTCCCCAGTAATTGTGAAAAGGGACTTCGGACGCCACTCATGCTGGATCAGAGCACTGGCTTTGCCATAATTGTTAACCCGAGCCTTCAATGTGGTCAAGGGATCCAATGCATGCTGAGTTCCAAGAGTGATGGTATTTTCGTTCGTGGAGAAACTATGTGTCACCTCAGCACCAACAGCAGTACTAGTCAAGGGGCTCACAGTATGGTAGTATGATGCACTCAGAGCATCCCCCTTGTCATTCCTGAACATAAATACTTGTTAGTCAAGTCATATATGAATAACGAATAACACCATTAATATTTAAGCCAAGACCCCAGAACATATTGCTGGGAATTCATGGACATACCAAAAACTGTCTTTCAACTATACTACaaccaaagaaagaaaacagctAACAATATATATGCAAACCGCAAAAAACCAAATATATTCTCTGTATCCCAATTAAGCAAATACAACTGAATAACATTGCCATATTTAAGATAACCACTTACAAGGTCAATGAAGCAATAAGGTCAGAATTGGTGAAGCTCAATCCAGCATTGCACTTAGTTAAGGTCCCAGTCTTGGTGTCGAAGGAAACATCGGTTCCTAGTGCAAGCGCATTGGTTCCAACCACACCTGAGAAGTTGATAATAGGGTTCGCTGTCAACCCAACGCTTGTGCTTA
This window encodes:
- the LOC113722824 gene encoding mitochondrial outer membrane protein porin of 34 kDa, which produces MAKGPGLYTEIGKKVRDLLYKDFQSDHKFTISTCSPTGVAVTSSGTKKGDLFWADVNAQLKNKNITTDFKVDTNSNLFTAVKIDEPVPGLKTILSFRVPDQRSGKLELQYLHDYAGISTSVGLTANPIINFSGVVGTNALALGTDVSFDTKTGTLTKCNAGLSFTNSDLIASLTLNDKGDALSASYYHTVSPLTSTAVGAEVTHSFSTNENTITLGTQHALDPLTTLKARVNNYGKASALIQHEWRPKSLFTITGEVDTKSIDQSAKFGLALVLKP
- the LOC113723124 gene encoding hypersensitive-induced response protein 1 isoform X1 — protein: MIILQTGTYRMGNLLCCAQVDQSTVAIKETFGKFDDVLEPGCHFLPWCLGSQIAGYLSLRLQQLDVRCETKTKDNVFVNVVASIQYRALADKASDAFYRLSNTRTQIQAYVFDVIRATVPKLNLDDAFEQKNEIAKAVEDELEKAMSAYGYEIVQTLIVDIEPDEHVKRAMNEINAAARLRVAANEKAEAEKIIQIKRAEGDAESKYLAGLGIARQRQAIVDGLRDSVLGFSVNVPGTSAKDVLDMVLITQYFDTMKEIGATSKSSAVFIPHGPGAVRDVAEQIRDGLLQASAHQQPNLL
- the LOC113723124 gene encoding hypersensitive-induced response protein 1 isoform X2, producing MGNLLCCAQVDQSTVAIKETFGKFDDVLEPGCHFLPWCLGSQIAGYLSLRLQQLDVRCETKTKDNVFVNVVASIQYRALADKASDAFYRLSNTRTQIQAYVFDVIRATVPKLNLDDAFEQKNEIAKAVEDELEKAMSAYGYEIVQTLIVDIEPDEHVKRAMNEINAAARLRVAANEKAEAEKIIQIKRAEGDAESKYLAGLGIARQRQAIVDGLRDSVLGFSVNVPGTSAKDVLDMVLITQYFDTMKEIGATSKSSAVFIPHGPGAVRDVAEQIRDGLLQASAHQQPNLL